The following nucleotide sequence is from uncultured Ilyobacter sp..
AAATTTGTTATCCCATATATGTAGGGGGTTTATTATGAAATTCAAAATAGCTGTGATCTGGCTGCTCGTGACAATAAATGTTTTTGCATATGAGGTCATGGAGGGAAATAACCCTAGAAAACTTGAAAAAAGTTATCAGAGAATAATATCCATATATCCTGCTCATACAGAGGTTATTTTGGATCTGGGCGGCAAGAGCAAACTTGTGGGGACTGTAAAAGAAAAGGGAATATCAGAAAGAACCGAGGGAATAAAAGGCTTTTCTTACAACGACTCTCTGGAAAAATATCTTTCTGTAAGACCTGATCTTGTCATTATAAGGCCCATGTACAGAGATAAGAATAAAAATTTATTTAAAAGGCTTGAATCTATGGGAATAACAGTGGTGTCACTTCAGCCCGTCAGTTATAACGACCTAGAGAGATACTGGATGGATATAGGCCGTCTTATAGGAAGAGAAAATGCCGGGAAAGAGTATTTGGAAAGATACCGTAGGGGCCTCGAGAGTATAGGGGTTCAAAATAAGAAAAGAAAAA
It contains:
- a CDS encoding ABC transporter substrate-binding protein, whose amino-acid sequence is MKFKIAVIWLLVTINVFAYEVMEGNNPRKLEKSYQRIISIYPAHTEVILDLGGKSKLVGTVKEKGISERTEGIKGFSYNDSLEKYLSVRPDLVIIRPMYRDKNKNLFKRLESMGITVVSLQPVSYNDLERYWMDIGRLIGRENAGKEYLERYRRGLESIGVQNKKRKKVFFEARMQNGLYTASKESIAHFIIEKAGGDILTGNEEPLRKGTSTLTPVNMEYLISQGFAIDTYLVQQGKMNSRTREDIERTPGYSSIKAVKTGNIYLIDEGTLSRPTIKILDAMKEIKKILSKQS